The region GATATAGAATGGGTAACTTTTACTGATCCTGATGATTTTTTAGATAGGGATTATTTTTATGAGGTGGATAGGTTTTTGAGAAAAGAGGAAGGTGAAGATATCATAGCAATCAAAACCACTCCTTTTATAGACCATATAAAAGATAAGCCTAAAGGTAAAATAAAAAATAAAATAAGCATTGATTCTTTTATAGATTTGGATTTAAATTTATACTTCACATCTTTAATTTTTTCTTTAAAATTATTCAGTAAAAATAATAATTTCAAAGAAGATATTAAAAATGATTTATATGAAGCATTTTTTATGGAAAACATATGTTCAAATAATCAGAATAAATTTATATGCTTTGTCAAAAATGCCAATATATTCAAAAGCAATGCACCCAAAAATGACGACTCTTTGCATGATTTGCATAAGGTATTAAAAAAATATATAGATTTTTACTATAAAAAACATTCTTTAGTATCTAAATTTCTACAAAAAGAGCTTTTAAAAAAATTAGAAATATTTGTCCAAACAATAGAAAATAACAAAGAAATAACTTCTCAAGAACAGCAAGAACTTTTATCTTTTTTGAAAAGAAGTTTTGACTTGATAAATGATAATCAGATTATATTTAACTTTAATTATACTAAAAGGTATTATAAAATTTTATTTTTAGAATGCTTTAAGAAAGTTTATTATTATCCATATGAAATATATCGCGAAAGCTTACATGATGGATTAAAGATAAGCTATTTTAGTGCTAATAAAGATAGTGTTGAGTCTATATTTTTTCACAATAAAGAAATATTTGCGTATAAAGAAGAAATTTATGAACTCAGCCTTTTAGAGCAAGTTTTTTACAAAAAAGTATTATACTTAAATATTGGTACTTCAAATAGAACAAAGTTCAAAGTGAATGGTAAAAAATGTACCATCATAAAAAATAGCCCCTTTGAAATAAATAAAAAATTAATATATTCTTATTCTAATAAAAGATTAGACTTGGATTTAGAATATATAACCCAAAAAGCTTGTAAAGCAAAAAATCAAGCTTTTTTAGATCTTGCTTTAAAAAGATATGACTTTCTTTATAAAAAAACTAAAAACTATGAACTTTTAGAAGGATACTGCTCTTGCTTAAGAAATGTTTATCTATACGATATAGCATTATCATTGCTCTCTAATTTAAGTGAAAATCAAAAAACCGAAGCTCTAAAACTCGAAGAAATAAAATGTCTCATAGGCATGAAATTGTATAACAAATCACTAAAAATGCTCTTAAAACTAGAAAAAGAAGGAAGTAAAAATGAAAAAATTTTATATCTAAAGCTTAGAATCTATTGTATTTTAGAAGAACTAGAAAAAGCTCAACAATTATTGATAAAAATTAAAATGTTGCCAAAAACTATAGAAACAGCAAAATTAACCACTCAAATTAATAAAAATGAGGAATTTCATATTATTTTTAATGCCGATGAAAAGTATTTTAAATATGTAGCTGTTATGATATATAATATTATCTCCAAAATAGATAAAAATAAAAAATTTAGCGACTTTTTAAATTTAAGTGAAAAATCTATTCAAAATGAAAAATTTGTATTTCATATATTAACCGATATTGCAAGTAAAGAGAGCTTGGAAAAATTTGATAAATTACAAAAAGAATTAAATTTTATTTTTAAATGTGAAATTCTTATACACGAAGTTGATGAAAGTGATTTCAAAAATTGTCCAAAATGGCAAAATCACGAAAATCATCTATGTTATTTTAAAATCAAACTTGGTGATTTTATTCCTGAATATATAGACAAATGTATTTTTTTAGATGCTGATATGCTGGTTTTATCCGACATAAGAGAAATTTTTGCAATCAATTTAGAAGATAAAGTAGCTGCTAGCACTCCAGATTGTTCAAATTCATTGATAAATAGAAAATTAAAATCGGTAAATCAAGATAAAGCAAAACTAACACTATCTTATCAAGATTTATATTTTAATGTTGGTTTTATGCTTATAAATCTTAAAAAATGGAGAGAAATAAATGTAAAATCAAGGGCATTAAATTTTTTAAAATGTTATATCCCAAGAGTTCCAGAACAAGATACACTAAATTATGCTTTATCAGGGGAGATTATAAGACTTTCACCCAAATATAATTTTTTTATTGCTCATTTTCTAGATGAAAAATGCCATTGGAAAAGTTCGTTTAAAGATGAAGTGCGAGACTATATCTATGATTACACTCGTGAAGAATACGAAGAAGCATTAAAGGATATTAAGATAATACATTTTACCTATGGTGTGCCTAAGCCTTGGGAAAGTATTTATAAAGATATAGCAGTTAATTTCAAACTCAAATTTTACCCTTTTTATAAAGAATGGTGGCAAAATGCTCTCAATGTGCCAATTTTTAAAGATGAACTAAAAAGACAAAAAGAAAATAATGAAAACGGCTTAAAAATATATTCAATAGAGCTTTCTAAAAGACTTAACATTATAGAACAAAGATTAAATTATACAGAAACACTCTTGGGTCTTGAGAACAATAACGCCTTTAGTGCCTTAAAAAATCAAAAATCGTATCACACGGGCAATATTATGGTAAAGAATAAAAGCAACATACTAAAACTTGTTTTTATCTTATTTAGTGAATTAAAAAAAGAAAAATTAAGAGAAAAATATTTGAAAATATTGGCAAAGAAAAATTATAGTGAAATTTCAACCCATTTTTATGAAGATCATGAAAAAGCACAAATAGAGCTTAAAAAGCACCTATCTTATAGGCTAGGAGAAGCTTTTTATAAAAATAAACTAAGTTTTATTTTTAAAATTAAGAGTATTTATAAGGAATTTAAAAATCTAAACAAATAAAGGAGGATACAATGAAAATATTGGAACACAGAAGAAATGGCGATTTTAGAAAAACCTATTTTTTAGGCATCCCTATTGCAAGTCGCATAAGAAATGTTTATGCTAGGGGGGGGGGGGATTGAATATGTGCGTTATATTTATAAATTTTGTGGTATTAGCTATTTTAGAACCCAAAGCATCATTGAAGCAAAAAAGTCATATGGTGAAAATATGAGTTCATTATATCATGAAATAAAACATATGCAGTGGCAGTGGCAAATGCATCATTATCCACATTTGTTTCCTAAAGATGACTGGTCGATATCATTAGGAAAATGTCTATGTGAGGATAAAAATCTTTTTGATAAAATTCAAAATTTAACCCAAAATTTAGATGAAGTGAGTAAAACAAAGATTTATACAATAATAGCAAGATTAAAAACTTGTTATTTATCTCAAAATCATCAAATTCAAAATTTAACCAAAGAAGAATTAGATGAATTTTTTGAGATACAAACTAAATTTATTCCAAATATTTTTCAAGTCGCAGAAAATGTTTTTTGCTACAATGGATATTTTTTGCCCATAAATCACTTTGAAGTTGGTATGTTTTGGAGTAAAATGGGCAAGCATATTTTAAGCCTTCAAACTCTAGAGAAAATCAAGCAAAAAGACATAATAGATGTTGGCGGATATATAGGCGATAGTGCCATAATCTTTGAAAAAGAATGGACTGATAAAAATATCTATAGTTTTGAAGCTACGAAAAAAAATTATGAACTCATGCTTCAAACTATAAAATTAAATCAAAGCACAAGGATTAATCCTATCAACAAAGGTTTAGGATCTAAAAGAGAAATTTTAAAAATCAAATTTCAAGGTTCAGCTTCTTCTATTGGCAATGCAAATGAGGCAGATGAAGAATGTGAAATTATTACCTTAGATGAATTTGTTACGCAAAATAATATAGAAGTAGGTTTTATAAAAGTTGATATAGAAGGGTTTGAGCAAGAATTTTTAAAAGGAGCGATGAATACTATAAAAACTCAAAAACCAGCAATGCTTATTAGTATTTATCATAATCTTGATGATTTCTTTAATATAAAACCTTTAATAGAAAGCTGGAATTTAGGCTATAAATTTAAAATATATCGCCCATCAGAACTATGGAATTTCCATGTAGAAACAGCGTTGTATTGTGAGGTAATTGATTGAATAAATCCATAAATAAGGGAGTAAAATGATATTTAAAGAATGTGATATCATTAATGTTGCAGAAAATAAAAAAGCTATACAAAGCTCTATAAGTGCATGGTCATTTAAAAACGATTTAAAAAGTGATTTAGAAGTGCAAGATTTTGCTTTTCATACAGGATTTGAGGAAAATCCTTGGTGGATGGTGGATTTAGAAGATGAGATCGAAATAGATTGCATAAGACTCACAAACAGAACAAATAAATCTTTTCAAGAAAATTTAAAAAACATTAAAGTTGAGCTTTCTTTAGATAAAAATTCTTGGATTACACTTGATCATTCTATGTTTGAATGGCAAAATGGGTTTGACATTTTAGACATAAATATTTACCAAGTAACAAAGGCAAGATATATTAAAATTTCATTAAATGGCTGGGGTCATTTATATTTTAAGAAATGTGAAGTTTTTGTAAAAAATGTAAAAGGTTATGTCATAGCTTCAAGAGGCGATGGACTTGGCATGAGACTTACAGCTATGATAACAGGAATTTGGCTTGCTAAAAAGCTTGATTTTAAATTTGCTTTCATATGGGAAGAAGGAGATTTCCTAAATATGCCATATATTAAAAACAAAGATATAGTTGATGTTTCTATGGCTAGTAAAGAAGAGGTGTTTTCAAAAGAGTACCTTCAAGAGTACGCAACTAATGGAGAAGCACTATACGGTTACCCTGCATCATTAAAAGATGAATTCTTTGAAAATAATCTTTCTTGGTTTAAAAATCCTGATAATCTTTATAAAAATTATGGATATTACACCGCTGATTATTTCTTGCATTATATAGAAAAATTTGGATTTTACCAAGAGCTTAAAGAATGCTTTGAAAGCATAGATTTTAGTGATAAGTTTAAAGAAATTCAAAACTACTCCAAGATTATAAAAGAGCAACTAAGTGATCATTCAAATAAAATTTGTGCTTTACACATTAGAGGAGCAGAATGGGTATATTCTGACGATGAAGGAGGACTTCATTGTCCTAATGCTTGGATTAATTCTAGATTTTTTCCTTATGAGTTAGCTTTAGAAATAGCAAAAACAGAACTTTCAAATGGCAATAGTGTGATTATTTTTTCACAAGATAGAAGTGTTGATTTAAGACTAATAAAACATATTAAAAAAGAGCTTGGAGAAAAATCAAAAATCGTAAGAGCTGTGGATTTATTCTCTCATAAAAATTATACAAATTTTGAAGAAGCCTTTTTTGAAATCAATTTAATGTCTAAAGCTGATAAAATATATGCAACAGGATCATCTGGGTTTTCTTTAGTTGCTCAGGCAATATCTGCAAATACAAATCAATCAATTTACCAGCTTTATTCAACAAAAGAACTTTGTGAGATAATAATTAAAAATATAAACCTAAAAACTTCTGATAAACAAAAAGCTATGTCTTATTATTTTATTTATTATTTTTTACGAGAAGATAACTTTAATAAAGCTTTTTCTTATCTTAAAAAGGCTATTGAAACAAATGATAAAAGCATAACTTTTAAGGTAATTTTTATGGATTGTCTTTTTAGATTAAAAGAATTTGATCAAATAGAGTTCATTTTAAAAAACCTTGTAAAATCTGATCTAAGAGAGCTTGAAGGAGGTCTGTATGGAAGTGGTACTTATTTTGGCTGGATATTTGATTTTTATGAGAATATAAGAAAATGTTATACAAATTTTCAAAATAAACAAAATTACCCTTACATTAGCTTTATAGCAGCTAAAATATCATTTCATAAGCAAGATACAAGGCATGCAGAACAATATTTACAATTTTGCTTACAAAAAGAGCCAAATAATGAGATATTTTTAGAATTTTATGAGCAACTAAAATATAAAAACAATGTCTTGCTTACTGGCAAAAACCAACAAGAAAGCATAAAAACCTCAGCTGTGTCAAGAATAAAATCCCACCTTTCTTATAAACTAGGTCAAGCTATGATAGAAAACTCAAAAAGTATAAAAGGTTATATAAGAATGCCTTATGTCTTATCTTATATAAAAGATAAACATAAACAAGAACAAAGAGCTTATGAAAGATCTATTAAAGAAAATCCAAGTTTAAAACTACCTCCTTTAGAAACTTATAGTGATTATAAAGAAGCTTTAAAAATAAAAGAACACCTATCTTATAAATTAGGGGAAGCTTGGATAAGGGCTTATAAAAATTGGTATAAGGGTGGCTTTATCAAATTCATCTTCATAGACGCACCTAAGATCAAAAAAGATTTTAAAAATAAAAAAATAAATAAGGATCAACCATAAAAAGCAGAGCTTCTACTCACACAAAATCAAGTTCATTTTGGTTAAATTATGATATAATGCGAGTTCTCACAAGGATAGTAAATGAAGAAAGATAGCAAAATTTTTATCGCTGGACATAAGGGGCTTGTAGGCTCTGCTTTGATGAAAAAGCTACAAAATGAAGGTTTTGTAAATTTAATCACTAGATCACATACACAGCTTGATTTGACAGAACAAAAAGCTGTGCATGATTTCTTTGATAAAGAAAGACCACAATATGTATTTTTATGTGCTGCAAAAGCCGGAGGCATAGCAGCAAATAGCACTTATAGGGCTGATTTTATCTATGAAAATTTGATGATTGAAAGCAATGTCATTTATCATGCCTATAAATTTGGTGTCAAAAAGCTCTTATTTATGGCTTCAACCTCTGTTTATCCAAAGGATAAAAGCTTCATCGTAGAAGAGGATTTACTCAGCGGGAAGCTTGATTTTTCAAACAAACCCTACGCCTTGGCTAAAATGGCTGGCTTGGTGATGTGCGAGAGTTTTAACATTCAGTATAACACAAATTTCTTGGGTGTTACACCCATAAATTTATACGGCAATAATGATAAATTTGATCTTGAAAAAGCACATGTTATGCCTGCTTTATTGCGTAAATTTCATCTTGCTAAGCTTTTAAGTGAGAAAAAAGATGAAGAAGTTTTAAAAGATTTAAGATTAAACAACATTGATGAGGCAAGAAAATATCTCGCTCTTTTTGGAGTGAGTGAAGAAAGTGTGGAAATTTGGGGAAGTGGAAAGCAAAAGAGAGAATTTTTACACAGTGATGATTTGGCTGAAGCTTGTATTTTTTTAATGCAAAATGTGGATTTTAAAAATCTTGTGCAGGATAAAAAAGAGGTTGAAAATACACATTTTAACATCAGCTCTAATGAAAATATACGCATTAAAGACTTAGCCCTTTTGATCAAAAAAATCGTGGGCTTTAAAGGGGAGCTTGAGTTTAACACGAGTCGTCCTGATGGCATAGCTGGACGCCTTACAAGTAGTGCGAAAATCAATGCTCTTGGCTGGAAAGCAAAAATAAATTTAGAACAAGGAATTAAAATGATGTATGAGTGGTATTTGAAACAAAATAATTTTAGAAAATAAACTTAAATAAAAGGAGAAAAAATGAATTACCCACTAGCTTCATCGACTTGGGATGAAAAAGAGCTAAATGCTATACAAGAGGTTATCAAAAGTGATATGTTCACTATGAGCAAAAAAGTTGCAGAATTTGAAAAGGATTTTGCTAAATTTGTTGGTTCAAAATACGCCGTAATGACAAGTTCAGGTTCAACTGCAAACTTAATTGCTACTGCAGCGTTATTTTACACTAAAAAGCCTAAACTTAAAAGAGGAGATGAGGTCATAGTGCCTGCTGTTTCTTGGAGTACGACTTATTATCCACTTTATCAGTATGGGCTTAAGCTTAAATTTGTAGATATTGATTTGCACACACTAAACTATGATTTACAAGCTTTAAAATCAGCTATCACAGATAAAACAAAGATGATCATGATCGTAAATTTATTAGGCAATCCAAATGATTTTGATGCGATCAAAGAGATGATCAAAGATAAAAATATTATTCTACTTGAAGATAACTGCGAATCCATGGGTGCTGAATATAAAGGCAAGCAAGCAGGAACTTTTGGGATAATGGGGACTTTTTCGACCTTTTTTTCTCATCATATGGCGACTATGGAGGGAGGCTTTGTAGTAACCGATGATGAAGAGCTTTACCATATCTTGCTTTGCTTAAGAGCTCATGGCTGGACTAGGAATTTACCAAAAGAAAATAAGATTTGTAACAAAAGCGATAACTGGTTTGAAGAAAGTTTCAACTTCGTTTTACCAGGCTATAATGTCCGCCCTGTTGAAATGAGTGGAGCAATAGGCATAGAACAGCTTAAAAAATTACCTACCTTTTTAAAACATAGGAGGGAAAATGCCAAGCTTTTTAAGGAACTTTTTGGAAATCACCCTGATTTCATCATGCAAGAAGAAATAGGCTCTAGTTCTTGGTTTGGCTTTTCTTTGATCATTAAAGAAAACTCCAAAATCCAAAGAAAAGATATCATTGAAATACTTGAAAAAAACAATATAGAATACCGCCCAATAGCAACAGGAGATTTTACTCAAAATCCTGTTATAAAATATTTTGATTATGAAATTTTTGGCGAACTTAAAAATGCAAAATACCTAGACAAACACGGCTTTTTTGTAGGAAATCATCAATTTAGCATAAAAGAACAGATAGAAAATTTACATAAGTTGATTGGATAGGATTATCATATATGTGGAACTTATTTTAAAAAAGTATTAATAAATTTAAAAAAAAGGAAAATAATTGAAAAAAACCGCCCTAATCACAGGCTTTACAGGTCAAGTTGGCTCTCAAATGGCTGATTTTTTACTTGAAAATACGGACTTTGAAATTATAGGCATGATGCGTTGGCAAGAAAGTATGGAAAATATCTATCATCTAAATGAGCGTATCAACAAAAAGGATAGAATTAGCGTATTTTACGCAGATTTAAACGATTATTCAAGCTTACAAAAGCTTTTTGAGAGCAAAAGACCTGATTTTATCTTTCATTTAGCTGCCCAATCTTTTCCCAAAACTTCCTTTGATATCCCCCTTGAAACACTGCAAACAAATATCATCGGCACAGCAAATTTGCTGGAAAACATAAGGGCTTTAAAGGATAAAGACGGATACGATCCTACCGTTCATATTTGTTCTTCTAGCGAGGTTTATGGCAGAGCCAAAAAAGGCATTCGCCTTGATGAAAATACCCCATTTCACGGCGCAAGTCCTTATAGTATCAGCAAGATAGGCACGGATTATTTGGGGCGTTTTTATGGCGAGGCTTATAAGATCCGCACCTTTGTTACCAGAATGGGCACTCACAGCGGACCAAGAAGAAGCGATGTTTTCTTTGAAAGCACGGTCGCAAAGCAAATCGCTTTGATCGAGGCAGGACTTCAAGAACCCATCATCAAGGTAGGAAATTTAGAAAGCACACGCACCTTTCAAGATGTACGCGACGCTGTTAGGGCTTACTATCTTTTAAGCCTTGAAAGCCAAAAGGGCAAAGTTCCTTGCGGCGAGGCTTTTAACATAGCAGGTGAAGAAGCCTTTAAACTGCCTGAAGTTATAGAAATTTTACTTAGCTTTAGCACGCGAAAAGATATCAAGGTGCAAACAGATAAAGAGCGTTTGCGTCCTATTGATGCGGATTATCAAATGTTTGATAATACCAAGATAAGAAGTTTTATCGACTGGAAGCCTTTAATCCCTGCTAAAAAGATGTTTGAAGACTTGCTTAATCACTGGAGAAAAGAAATTTCTCTTGGCAAAATTCCATTAGATAGGTAAAAATCATGACTTTAATTCGCTCTCAAACCCCTTTAAGACTTGGTTTAGCAGGTGGTGGAACTGATATAAATTTATACTGTGATACCTACACGGGCTATGTTTTAAATGCGACGATTTCTATGTATATTCACTGCACGCTGATAGCTAAGGATAATGGAAAGATTATTTTTTACTCCCCTGATACTAATGCTAAGACAAGCTATAAAAGCTCCTTGCATTTAGAGCTTGACGGAAAAATGGACATTTACAAAAGCATTTATAACCGCTTGGTAAAGGACTTCATCAAAAAGCCCTTAAGCTTTGAGCTTTACACCTACTCAGACGCTCCAAGTGGCAGTGGGCTTGGAGGAAGCTCTACCTTGGTGGTGGGCATCATTAAAGCCTTTGTGGAGTGGCTTAACTTACCCCTTGGAGAATACGACATCGCAAGGCTTGCTTATGAGATAGAAAGGGAGGATTTAGGCATAGTTGGAGGCGCGCAAGATCAATACGCCGCAACCTTCGGAGGCTTTAATTTTATAGAATTTTACGCAGATAAAAGAGTTATTGTAAATCCCCTTCGCATTAAAAACTGGATCATGAGTGAGCTTGAAGAGCAAATCGTGCTTTATTTTACCAATATCACACGCGAGGCAAAGGACATTGAAGAGCATAAAAAAGGAAAGCTAGGAGATACAAAGTCCCTTGAAGCCATGCACGCCATAAAAGAGGATGCAAGCCATATGAAAGAAGCCTTGTTAAAAGGGGATTTTAAAAGCATTGCTAAAATTTTAGGCAGATCTTGGCAGAGCAAAAAGATCATTTCTGAAATCGTAAGCAATGATGAGCTTGATAGAATTTATAACTTAGCCATGTTAAACGGTGCTTACAGTGGCAAGACAAGTGGGGCTGGGGCTGGTGGCTTTATGTTTTTTATGGTTGATCCTACTAAAAAATATGATTTGATCAAGCTTTTAAACAAGGAGCAAGGTTATGTGGCTAAATTTAATTTCACCAAAGAAGGAAGTAAATCATGGAAGCTTTAAACACCTATATCAAAGAGCATTTCTCAAAATCAATCAGCGTCAAAGAACAAATTTTAAAAGATGAAAGCCTTATAAAACTCATCAAAGAAGTAGCCTTAAAAGGCGTTGAGCTGTATAAAAAAGGAGGCAAGATCTTGCTTGCTGGAAACGGAGGAAGTGCAGCTGATGCACAGCACATCGCAGGAGAGCTTGTAAGTAGGTTTTATTTTGATCGAGATGGCTTAGCAAGCATAGCACTTACCACAGATACAAGCATATTAACAGCCATTGGCAATGACTATGGCTATGAAAGGCTTTTTTCAAGACAGCTTGAAGCAAACGGCGTTTTAGGCGACATGTTCATAGGAATTTCTACAAGTGGAAATAGCAAAAACATACTTGAAGCACTCAAAAGCTGCAAAGAAAAAGGCATTTTAAGCGTTGGGCTAACAGGCATGAGCGGAGGAGCTATGCAAGGGCTTTGTGATTATTGTATCAAAGTGCCATCAAATGAAACCCCACGCATACAAGAAGCGCATATTTTAATAGGACATATCATCTGTGCCATCATCGAAGAAAGCCTTTTTGGCAAGGGCTTTTAATGGAGGCTATTTTACTTTGCGGAGGGCTTGGCACGAGGCTTAAAAGCGTGGTTAAAGACCTGCCAAAGCCTATGGCTAACATAAATGGCAAGCCTTTTTTGCAAATTTTACTTGAGTTTTTACAAAAGCAAGGCTTTAAGCAAGTGATCCTCGCCGTAGCTTATAAATTTGAGCTTATACAGGATTTTTTTGCAAATGATTTCAAGGGCATGAAGCTCATTTACAGCATAGAAAAAAGCCCCTTAGGAACAGGTGGGGGACTAAGACAGGCTTTAAGCTATGCTAGCCAAAAAGAAGTTTTTGTGCTTAATGGGGATAGCTTTTTTGATATCAATTTAAAGGCTTTAAGCTTAGAAGGACAAAGTAAGATTATCCTAGCCTTAAAAAGGATGAAAGAATTTGACAGATACGGCGAAGTAAGGCTTACTGAGGCTGGTTTTATCAGCTCTTTTAGGGAGAAAGAATTTGTAAATGAGGGGCTTATTAATGCTGGGATTTATCTTTTAAAAAAAGATATTTTTGAGGGTTTTATCTTAAATGATAGCTTTTCTTTTGAGGATTTTTTGCAAGCTAATTTTAAGGCTTTAAAGGCAAAAGGCTTAGCCTTTGAGGGCTATTTTAAGGATATTGGAGTGCCTGAGGATTATGAGGAGTTTAAGAGGGATTTTAAAGGCTAATCAACTCATGATATTTTCTTGCCACCTGGTATGAATTCACAATTTTTAATAAATACCATTTATATTACATTTTCTTTTTCAATATCCATAGTTCTTAAAAATCGATAAACAAAGATATAAAAATCTAAAAAACTCTTTAGGTTTTTTCAGCTATTTACACTCTTAAATTCACATTTTGCTTATTTAAAAACTCAAGAATATTTCTTTTGAAAATCTTTCATAAATTCACAAAGAGTTTGCACCTGCTCTAAACTAATGGCATTATAAATGCTTGCACGAATTCCTCCTAAAAGGCGGTGTCCTTTAAGCCCTATCATGCCAACTTCTTCTGCTTCTTTAACAAAAACAGGCTCAAGATCAGCGTTCTTAGCCACATTAAAACTTACATTCATAAGCGAGCGAGAGCCTTCTTTGGCATGAGCTTTGTAAAAACCGCCACTTTGATCAATGCACTCATAAAGCGTTTTTGCTTTTTGCTCATTTTTAGCATTAATCGCTTCAAGTCCTCCTTGATCCAAAAGCCATTGCATTTCAAGTGCAAACATATAAATAGCAAAGGTTGGTGGGGTATTAAAAAGCGAGTCATTTTCACTATGAACGGCGTATTTTAGCATGCTTGGGATATTTTTTGTCTTACTTCTTTCAAGCATATCCTTACGCATAAAAACACAGGAAAGCCCTGAAATTCCAGCATTTTTTTGCACTCCACCATAAAATACAGCAATATTACTAAAATCAACTTTTTTTGAGAAAAAATCACTCGAA is a window of Campylobacter sp. MIT 99-7217 DNA encoding:
- a CDS encoding glycosyltransferase family 8 protein; this encodes DIEWVTFTDPDDFLDRDYFYEVDRFLRKEEGEDIIAIKTTPFIDHIKDKPKGKIKNKISIDSFIDLDLNLYFTSLIFSLKLFSKNNNFKEDIKNDLYEAFFMENICSNNQNKFICFVKNANIFKSNAPKNDDSLHDLHKVLKKYIDFYYKKHSLVSKFLQKELLKKLEIFVQTIENNKEITSQEQQELLSFLKRSFDLINDNQIIFNFNYTKRYYKILFLECFKKVYYYPYEIYRESLHDGLKISYFSANKDSVESIFFHNKEIFAYKEEIYELSLLEQVFYKKVLYLNIGTSNRTKFKVNGKKCTIIKNSPFEINKKLIYSYSNKRLDLDLEYITQKACKAKNQAFLDLALKRYDFLYKKTKNYELLEGYCSCLRNVYLYDIALSLLSNLSENQKTEALKLEEIKCLIGMKLYNKSLKMLLKLEKEGSKNEKILYLKLRIYCILEELEKAQQLLIKIKMLPKTIETAKLTTQINKNEEFHIIFNADEKYFKYVAVMIYNIISKIDKNKKFSDFLNLSEKSIQNEKFVFHILTDIASKESLEKFDKLQKELNFIFKCEILIHEVDESDFKNCPKWQNHENHLCYFKIKLGDFIPEYIDKCIFLDADMLVLSDIREIFAINLEDKVAASTPDCSNSLINRKLKSVNQDKAKLTLSYQDLYFNVGFMLINLKKWREINVKSRALNFLKCYIPRVPEQDTLNYALSGEIIRLSPKYNFFIAHFLDEKCHWKSSFKDEVRDYIYDYTREEYEEALKDIKIIHFTYGVPKPWESIYKDIAVNFKLKFYPFYKEWWQNALNVPIFKDELKRQKENNENGLKIYSIELSKRLNIIEQRLNYTETLLGLENNNAFSALKNQKSYHTGNIMVKNKSNILKLVFILFSELKKEKLREKYLKILAKKNYSEISTHFYEDHEKAQIELKKHLSYRLGEAFYKNKLSFIFKIKSIYKEFKNLNK
- a CDS encoding FkbM family methyltransferase — its product is MLGGGGIEYVRYIYKFCGISYFRTQSIIEAKKSYGENMSSLYHEIKHMQWQWQMHHYPHLFPKDDWSISLGKCLCEDKNLFDKIQNLTQNLDEVSKTKIYTIIARLKTCYLSQNHQIQNLTKEELDEFFEIQTKFIPNIFQVAENVFCYNGYFLPINHFEVGMFWSKMGKHILSLQTLEKIKQKDIIDVGGYIGDSAIIFEKEWTDKNIYSFEATKKNYELMLQTIKLNQSTRINPINKGLGSKREILKIKFQGSASSIGNANEADEECEIITLDEFVTQNNIEVGFIKVDIEGFEQEFLKGAMNTIKTQKPAMLISIYHNLDDFFNIKPLIESWNLGYKFKIYRPSELWNFHVETALYCEVID
- a CDS encoding discoidin domain-containing protein; translation: MIFKECDIINVAENKKAIQSSISAWSFKNDLKSDLEVQDFAFHTGFEENPWWMVDLEDEIEIDCIRLTNRTNKSFQENLKNIKVELSLDKNSWITLDHSMFEWQNGFDILDINIYQVTKARYIKISLNGWGHLYFKKCEVFVKNVKGYVIASRGDGLGMRLTAMITGIWLAKKLDFKFAFIWEEGDFLNMPYIKNKDIVDVSMASKEEVFSKEYLQEYATNGEALYGYPASLKDEFFENNLSWFKNPDNLYKNYGYYTADYFLHYIEKFGFYQELKECFESIDFSDKFKEIQNYSKIIKEQLSDHSNKICALHIRGAEWVYSDDEGGLHCPNAWINSRFFPYELALEIAKTELSNGNSVIIFSQDRSVDLRLIKHIKKELGEKSKIVRAVDLFSHKNYTNFEEAFFEINLMSKADKIYATGSSGFSLVAQAISANTNQSIYQLYSTKELCEIIIKNINLKTSDKQKAMSYYFIYYFLREDNFNKAFSYLKKAIETNDKSITFKVIFMDCLFRLKEFDQIEFILKNLVKSDLRELEGGLYGSGTYFGWIFDFYENIRKCYTNFQNKQNYPYISFIAAKISFHKQDTRHAEQYLQFCLQKEPNNEIFLEFYEQLKYKNNVLLTGKNQQESIKTSAVSRIKSHLSYKLGQAMIENSKSIKGYIRMPYVLSYIKDKHKQEQRAYERSIKENPSLKLPPLETYSDYKEALKIKEHLSYKLGEAWIRAYKNWYKGGFIKFIFIDAPKIKKDFKNKKINKDQP
- a CDS encoding GDP-L-fucose synthase family protein, whose amino-acid sequence is MKKDSKIFIAGHKGLVGSALMKKLQNEGFVNLITRSHTQLDLTEQKAVHDFFDKERPQYVFLCAAKAGGIAANSTYRADFIYENLMIESNVIYHAYKFGVKKLLFMASTSVYPKDKSFIVEEDLLSGKLDFSNKPYALAKMAGLVMCESFNIQYNTNFLGVTPINLYGNNDKFDLEKAHVMPALLRKFHLAKLLSEKKDEEVLKDLRLNNIDEARKYLALFGVSEESVEIWGSGKQKREFLHSDDLAEACIFLMQNVDFKNLVQDKKEVENTHFNISSNENIRIKDLALLIKKIVGFKGELEFNTSRPDGIAGRLTSSAKINALGWKAKINLEQGIKMMYEWYLKQNNFRK
- a CDS encoding DegT/DnrJ/EryC1/StrS aminotransferase family protein, with amino-acid sequence MNYPLASSTWDEKELNAIQEVIKSDMFTMSKKVAEFEKDFAKFVGSKYAVMTSSGSTANLIATAALFYTKKPKLKRGDEVIVPAVSWSTTYYPLYQYGLKLKFVDIDLHTLNYDLQALKSAITDKTKMIMIVNLLGNPNDFDAIKEMIKDKNIILLEDNCESMGAEYKGKQAGTFGIMGTFSTFFSHHMATMEGGFVVTDDEELYHILLCLRAHGWTRNLPKENKICNKSDNWFEESFNFVLPGYNVRPVEMSGAIGIEQLKKLPTFLKHRRENAKLFKELFGNHPDFIMQEEIGSSSWFGFSLIIKENSKIQRKDIIEILEKNNIEYRPIATGDFTQNPVIKYFDYEIFGELKNAKYLDKHGFFVGNHQFSIKEQIENLHKLIG